In Osmia bicornis bicornis chromosome 10, iOsmBic2.1, whole genome shotgun sequence, one genomic interval encodes:
- the LOC114879945 gene encoding vacuolar protein sorting-associated protein 11 homolog isoform X4 encodes MAFLEWRRFNFFDLKKEVDGGKIAKALGEAQVTAATSGNGNLVFGDNTGNVHLVNRTYDVTTFRAYEITLTLAQQVQHSTYLFTIGEDEPGCNPTIKVWNVAKPDKQGNPTCVRISRAIPSYRAVPATALCVHTCLTLMAIGFGDGSIMLYRGDLTRERKNKIKVLKDTNLSITGLAIRSTSKQTHLFVATLNSVFLYNITIKDKEFKSPLDIMGCARKCSVLAETMQDSHFMIGHDKAIYCYTPDGKGPCYAVGGQKIMLEWFRSYLVIIAKEGADVPRTTTTISAKPSTIEPIPPGVDKHMITVLDIHNKFTVFSAPMLSVQAVLSEWGGFFILSGDSKLYHLDEKDLQSKLALLFKKNLYDVSIRIAKNQQYDAEGLVDIFRQYGDHLYSKGDHNGAIEQYIKTIGKLEPSYVIRKFLDSQHIDNLTTYLQALHKNGQATEDHTTLLLNCYTKLNHTDKLKEFIMTKDREVDFDVEIAIKVCRQASPEDALLLAQKHGRHEWYLRIQIEDKHEYKKALEYMATLEFEEAESNMKKYGNILIENVPNESTQFLKTLCTNYRPSNKPLVDQEALDGTVDQHIDKANPEDFIHLFLNNSERLVEFLEHLVKTDTKWSTLVYNTLVEHYLHVWSALDNDVAKVQYEQKIIRLLQSSEACYDKDQILILCHQHSFRRGLLFLYEESKLYQEILRFHLREGDSEQVLATCKRFGHQDPNLWVQALWSVARNKEAPAKLLADILAYIAQERLLSPLMVIDAISTSLSCTMGDVRTYLNSVLRTEHEQTQADIELTEKYRADTQKIRQQIESIKNNTIIFQGSRCSACRDQLELPSVHFMCQHSYHQHCFQSFSENENECPACLPNNKKLLDIIRAQEQSRDLHETFHSLLDRAEDPFSLVADYFGRGVFKKLMVITDTDKSLSTASTKFEEPKLNYGPGAEARIRLTEGKNTTLVSMNIFLQR; translated from the exons ATGGCATTTCTCGAG TGGAGACGCTTCAATTTTTTCGATCTTAAAAAAGAAGTCGATGGCGGGAAAATTGCTAAAGCACTTGGC GAGGCTCAAGTTACTGCAGCGACGAGCGGTAATGGGAACTTAGTTTTCGGAGATAACACGGGCAATGTGCATTTAGTGAACAGGACCTACGATGTTACCACTTTTCGTGCTTACGAAATCACGTTAACCTTAGCTCAACAAGTTCAACATTCCACGTATCTGTTTACCATTGGT GAAGATGAACCAGGTTGTAATCCTACAATAAAGGTCTGGAATGTAGCTAAACCAGACAAACAAGGAAATCCAACATGTGTCAGAATAAGTAGAGCCATACCTAGTTACAGAGCTGTTCCTGCAACTGCATTGTGTGTACACACTTGTCTTACTTTAATGGCCATTGGCTTTGGGGATGGCTCAATTATGCTTTATAG GGGTGATTTGActagagaaagaaagaataaaataaaggtgCTGAAAGACACAAATCTTTCTATAACTGGTTTAGCAATAAGATCCACAAGTAAACAAACTCATTTATTTGTTGCTACACTAAATAGTGTTTTCCTttataatattactattaaGGATAAAGAATTTAAATCACCTTTGGATATTATGGGTTGTGCTAGAAAGTGTAGTGTTCTTGCAGAGACTATGCAAGATAGTCACTTCATGATTGGCCATGATAAA GCAATCTATTGTTATACACCAGATGGTAAAGGCCCTTGTTATGCAGTAGGAGGTCAGAAAATAATGTTAGAGTGGTTTAGAAGTTATTTAGTTATCATAGCAAAAGAAGGTGCTGATGTTCCAAGAACCACAACCACCATTTCTGCAAAACCTAG tACTATAGAACCAATACCTCCAGGAGTAGATAAACATATGATCACAGTACTGGATATACATAACAAGTTCACTGTTTTCTCTGCACCAATGTTATCCGTGCAGGCAGTTTTATCTGAATGGGGAGGATTTTTTATACTCAGCGGTGACAGTAAACTGTACCACCTGGATGAAAAAGATTTACAATCAAAATTAGCATTACTTTTCAAAAAGAATTTATATGACGTGTCTATCAG GATAGCTAAAAATCAGCAGTACGATGCTGAAGGCCTTGTCGATATATTTCGACAATACGGTGATCATTTATACTCGAAAGGTGATCATAACGGAGCGATAGAGCAGTATATAAAAACTATTGGGAAATTGGAACCTTCGTACGTGATCAGAAAATTCTTAGATTCTCAGCACATTGATAACTTAACAACTTATCTGCAAGCCTTGCATAAAAACGGACAAGCAACGGAAGATCATACTACTTTGTTACTAAATTGTTATACAAAGCTGAATCATACGGATAAATTAAAGGAATTTATTATG aCGAAAGACAGGGAGGTCGATTTCGACGTTGAAATTGCGATAAAAGTTTGTCGTCAAGCATCACCGGAAGATGCCTTACTTCTTGCACAAAAACATGGTCGCCACGAATGGTATCTTCGCATTCAAATAGAAGATAAGCACGAGTATAAAAAAGCATTAGAATACATGGCAACTTTAGAATTTGAAGAG GCGGAGTCTAATATGAAGAAATATGGTAATATTCTCATAGAAAACGTGCCAAATGAATCTACGCAATTTTTAAAGACGTTATGTACCAATTATAGGCCTTCGAATAAACCGCTCGTTGATCAG GAAGCGTTAGATGGTACCGTGGACCAACATATTGATAAAGCTAATCCAGAAGACTTCATTCAcctgtttttaaataattcagaaCGTTTAGTGGAATTCTTAGAACATCTAGTAAAAACAGATACCAA GTGGAGTACTCTGGTGTATAATACATTGGTAGAACATTATCTCCATGTCTGGTCAGCCTTAGATAACGATGTAGCTAAAGTGCAATATGAACAGAAGATTATACGTCTGTTGCAAAGTTCGGAAGCGTGTTATGATAAAGaccaaatattaattttatgccATCAACATAGCTTTAGGCGCGGTTTGCTCTTTCTTTACGAAGAAAGTAAACT ATACCAGGAAATATTACGATTTCATTTACGAGAAGGAGACAGCGAGCAAGTTTTGGCTACTTGCAAACGGTTTGGCCATCAGGATCCAAATCTATGGGTACAGGCATTGTGGAGTGTTGCAAGAAACAAAGAAGCGCCGGCTAAACTTCTCGCAGATATATTGGCCTACATAG CACAAGAGAGACTTTTATCGCCACTAATGGTCATTGACGCAATTTCAACTTCACTTTCTTGTACCATGGGAGATGTAAGAACTTATTTAAACAGCGTACTGCGAACAGAGCACGAACAGACACAGGCAGACATAGAATTAACTGAGAAGTATCGAGCAGACACTCAAAAAATACGACAGCAAATAGAATCGATTAAAAATAACACAATAATCTTTCAAGGATCGCGTTGCAGTGCGTGTCGTGATCAATTAGAATTGCCATCAGTACACTTTATGTGTCAACATTCGTACCATCAACA TTGTTTCCAAAGTTTCTCGGAAAACGAAAATGAATGCCCTGCCTGTTTgccaaataataaaaagttattGGATATTATAAGGGCTCAAGAACAGTCGAGAGACCTTCACGAAACATTTCACAGTCTTCTTGATCGAGCAGAAGATCCATTTTCATTAGTTGCCGATTATTTCGGACGGGGAGTGTTTAAAAAGTTAATGGTGATCACTGATACCGACAAATCATTGTCTACAGCATCGACGAAATTCGAGGAACCAAAATTAAACTATGGCCCAGGAGCAGAGGCCAGAATTAGATTAACAGAGGGTAAAAATACAACACTAG TTTCTATGAATATATTTCTACAGCGGTAG